The segment CGCCAGAAAATTCCTGGTTCGTAAATACAGGCGCTGGAGAACCAGTAGGGTACGCTGACAATGAAAAAGACCCTGATCTTTATCGAACAAAACGGATTATTATATCCGCAGAGGTTTTAACCAGAAATCTTGATTTGTGAAAAGTTAACAAGGCGTTGAGAAAGATGGTCTCACATGGATCACCTTTTCCATTGCGGCTTAAGCCACCCGCACAGCTACCCGCGTACCGTTAAACGCCGCGTTGCCGGTCAAGGCATCAATGCGCTGTGAGTCAGTGATGTCGTTCATGCTGACACCCGGCTGCGATTCCGCAACGGTCATGGCAGTGTTGGCCCGGTTGTGGCCCCAGCCCTGAGGGATGCTGATTACCCCTTCAAACATATCGTCGTTGAATTCCACAGGCAGCTGAATTTTACCGGTGGAGGAGACGACCAGCGCATTCTGCCCGTCGGTAAGGCCCAGCTTTTGGGCATCAGCGGTATTCATCTGAACCGTGCATGGGTTTTTGCCTTTGACTAACCGATGGGAATTCTGGGTCCAGGTATTGTGACTGCGGGGCAGCCGGCGGCTGATCATGGAAAACGGATAGTCGCAATCCTGTTCGCGGCTCGAAAATCCCGATTCGTCCAGGCGTTTCAGATCGTCCAGATACAGTTGGGGCGCGATTCGTATGAGTCCGTCTTCGGTTTGAATTCGTTGCTCCAGGCAAGGCTGTAGTGGCCCCAGATCCAAGCCGTGTGGATTGTCTTTCAGTTTGTCCAGGCTCATGCCTTGCGCGCCGTATGCACCGTGCTTCAGGCCGGCGTCCAACATCATCTCCGGCGTCACTCCGTCGTCTTCCCTCCCGGTCAGGTGCAGGGCGAGATCCCGAAGGATTTCCCAGTCATGTTTTTGATCGGGCGATTTCTCGAACATGGGCTCGGAGAACTTGGCTGTGTTCCGCACCGCAAAGGAATTGAAGAATACGTCGAAATGGGGCACTTCCAGGCCGGTTGTGGCCGGCAGAATGATGTCCGCATGGCGGGTGGTTTCGTTCAGGTAGATGTCCACAGACACCATGAACTCCAGCGCATCAAACGCCTCTTCCAGACGCATCCCGCCAGGGGCGGAGAGCACGGGGTTACCGGCGACGGTAATCATGGCCCGAATCTGGCCTTCGCCGGGTGTCAGAATCTCATCGGCCAGGGTGGCGACCGGGAATTCGTTGTTAAAGTAGGGCAGCTTTCTTACCCGGGACTCATAGCGGCCGTAAGAGCTGGGTTTGCCTTTTTTATCCCGCACCAGATCGAAAACAGGCTGGGGAAACATAGCGCCGCCCCGGCGATCAAAATTTCCTGTGAGAATATTCAGCACATTATTCAGCCACTGGCATAGGCCGCCAAAAGACTGGGTGGAGGCACCCATCCGGCTGTAGCACACAGCACTTTTGGCTGTGGCCATCTCGCGTGCCAGCTCCCGGATGGCCGTTGCTTCCATGCCGCAGGCATCGGCTACGGTTTCCGGTGAATAAGGCTTCACCGCCTCCGCCAAGCTATCCAGCCCGTGAATACGGGATTCGAGATGGCCAAGATTCACGCGCTGCTCATCAAACAGGGTGTGCACCAGGGCGAGCATGAACAGGGCGTCTGTTTCCGGGCGGATGAACAGATGCCGATCGGCCTTCTTGGCGGTCTCGGTGCGTCGGGGATCTACCACCACCACCTTGCCGCCCCGTTGCTGAATCGCCTTCAGGCGTTTGCCCACGCCCGGTGCCGTCATCAGGCTGCCATTGGAGACGATCGGGTTGGCTCCGATGATCAGCATGAAATCTGTGTGGTCGATGTCCGGAATGGGAATGAGCATGCCGGCACCGAGCATGTAATTGGAGGCCACATGGTGGGGCAGCTGATCGGCGGATGCGGAGCTGTAACGATTGTTGGTACCCAGTGCCTTGAAAAACCGCGGCAGCATGATGGCATTGCCGAAGTTGTGGGCGTTGGGATTGCCAAGGTACACGCCGACCGCATCTTTGCCGTGGGCCTGCTGAACGTCGCGGAAGCGGGTGGCTATTTCGGCGAAGGCTTCGTTCCAGCTGATCTCCTGCCAGCCATCTGCTGTGCGCTTGAGGGGTGTTTTCAGGCGGTCTTTATCCCTGTAGAAATCCTGAAGGGCCACCGCCTTGGGGCAAATATGACCACGACTGAACGGATCGTTGTTGTCGCCCTTGATCGACAGTATCTCTCCGCCCTGGTGTTTGATTTCCAGGCCGCACATGGCTTCGCAGATATTGCAGGTCCGATAGTGGGTCTTGGCTTCGCTCATATGAACAGGCTCTGTTGTGAGTATTGTCGTTATTGGACGTCTGAGTTTGGCATAAACGGCAAGAAAATCAGACGGTCATTATTCACATAAATCTGGCCGATCCTGCCACATAACTTTAAGAAAATCGTCACATCAGTGACTCCCCTCTGTCATCTGACATCGACAGGATGTCTATACAAGATGACCACAAATCAGAGGGAACGTCATGGGGCCTGTCATTCGCATCCATAACCTGAGCAAGACCTTCGGCAAAGACGGCGCAGCACTCAGCAATATCAGCATCAATGTTGATCAAGGCGAAATGGTGGGGCTTATTGGCCCTTCTGGTTCCGGAAAGTCAACGTTGCTGCGACATGTGTCAGGGCTTGTAAAAGGGGATCAGACCGGTGGCGGTGTCGAGGTGTTGGGTGAGCCTTTGCAGCTTGCAGGAAAGCTGAGCCGGCGTGCCAGGCACACACGGGCCCGGATTGGTTACATCTTTCAGCAGTTCAATCTGGTGAATCGCCTCAGTGTGCTAGACAACGTGCTGATGGGTTTGCTGGGAAGAGTGCCGGTCTGGCGCGGCACGCTTGGCCTTTTTTTCGAACAGGAAAAATTGCTGGCGATGGAGTCGCTGCGGCGGGTCGGAATGGATGATCACGCCCATAAGCGGGCCTCTTGTCTTTCTGGCGGTCAACAGCAGCGGGTTGCTATCGCAAGAGCTCTGACTCAGCAGGTGGATATCATTCTCGCGGATGAACCCATCGCCTCGCTTGACCCCGAGTCTGCTCGGTGCGTCATGGATATTCTTGAAGATATCAACCAGCAGGACGGCAAGACTGTGCTGGTGACTTTGCACCAGATCGATTATGCACACAGCTATTGCCATCGAATTCTTGCTC is part of the Marinobacter antarcticus genome and harbors:
- a CDS encoding molybdopterin-dependent oxidoreductase, with the protein product MSEAKTHYRTCNICEAMCGLEIKHQGGEILSIKGDNNDPFSRGHICPKAVALQDFYRDKDRLKTPLKRTADGWQEISWNEAFAEIATRFRDVQQAHGKDAVGVYLGNPNAHNFGNAIMLPRFFKALGTNNRYSSASADQLPHHVASNYMLGAGMLIPIPDIDHTDFMLIIGANPIVSNGSLMTAPGVGKRLKAIQQRGGKVVVVDPRRTETAKKADRHLFIRPETDALFMLALVHTLFDEQRVNLGHLESRIHGLDSLAEAVKPYSPETVADACGMEATAIRELAREMATAKSAVCYSRMGASTQSFGGLCQWLNNVLNILTGNFDRRGGAMFPQPVFDLVRDKKGKPSSYGRYESRVRKLPYFNNEFPVATLADEILTPGEGQIRAMITVAGNPVLSAPGGMRLEEAFDALEFMVSVDIYLNETTRHADIILPATTGLEVPHFDVFFNSFAVRNTAKFSEPMFEKSPDQKHDWEILRDLALHLTGREDDGVTPEMMLDAGLKHGAYGAQGMSLDKLKDNPHGLDLGPLQPCLEQRIQTEDGLIRIAPQLYLDDLKRLDESGFSSREQDCDYPFSMISRRLPRSHNTWTQNSHRLVKGKNPCTVQMNTADAQKLGLTDGQNALVVSSTGKIQLPVEFNDDMFEGVISIPQGWGHNRANTAMTVAESQPGVSMNDITDSQRIDALTGNAAFNGTRVAVRVA
- the phnC gene encoding phosphonate ABC transporter ATP-binding protein; this translates as MGPVIRIHNLSKTFGKDGAALSNISINVDQGEMVGLIGPSGSGKSTLLRHVSGLVKGDQTGGGVEVLGEPLQLAGKLSRRARHTRARIGYIFQQFNLVNRLSVLDNVLMGLLGRVPVWRGTLGLFFEQEKLLAMESLRRVGMDDHAHKRASCLSGGQQQRVAIARALTQQVDIILADEPIASLDPESARCVMDILEDINQQDGKTVLVTLHQIDYAHSYCHRILALKQGRVHYDGAAGELTPALLNNIYGTTSFNNHSLPEPRCVLATPVEGLAMAQ